Genomic DNA from Anoplopoma fimbria isolate UVic2021 breed Golden Eagle Sablefish chromosome 22, Afim_UVic_2022, whole genome shotgun sequence:
AGCTCATTTTGAGGCATCAACATACACAACTATGGGTTGTTTTGGGCCACTAGGTTGCTCAGATGGTATTCTGTACATTTTTGAAGTTCAAAACCATTGTGGGATGtataataattatctttttcTACTTAAGTCTCTTTATTTTGTATGCTCATTCTACCTGACTGAAATGTTTTGCTCTATGGCACTACAGGCGCTTCTTTTTCATATTCAGTAAAACTGTGAGAGTTCAGATAGCTGTGGAAGTAAAGATAAGAAAACTGAGTTAAAAGATGTTGTGTTAAAAAGCAACAGTACatattgattaaaatgtatttaaggcAGACGCATTGTTGCAGACGCTTTATATTCCAAGAATAACCTAATATTCCTTATTACTCAGTCAACAAACTGATCCAAGGTGACTGTTTTCATcaatttgtgtttgcttttgttatCGGGgcaaatgcaaagaaaacaaatgggcCACTCAGTAAGACCAAAATGATTCCTTAATGATTCCTTGATAATTTAATCACACTTTAAAGCACAATACACTGCAGGCTAAAGCAATATGACCACTTTGACGTGCTCTGTGGTAAAATGtgatatgttttgtttatattctgTAAGCTTGGGTTTATGATGACCAAAAACTGCCCACAGTTCCTGGTTGATACCTTCTGTTGCAATACTGGggaatgtatgaaaaaaaagtaaatgcaagAGTCTTATTGGCCAGATCAGACTGGTCAGatcagtttcagtttcattttcttAGGTTTTCTAtttcttcattcattcagaTTCTTGAGAGAACCGTTTTGATTTGGTCTGAGCTTGCTGGTAAGtaatatctgtgtttattatcaaAGCAAAGTATCATTCAGGTTAGAGAACAATTACATATGCATTGGTGTTAGGTTGCTGTGCTTTAGTGGAAGGAGGAGCAAGTTTACAGTCATGTTttagatgaaaagaaaactggaaaaCTTCAGATTGTTCTGCTAACTGTATTAagattaaagtttattttttgctgtaccttgtttatattttatttacacgGGGGGGCTGAAAAGTTgataaaactgtgggtaacctGGTTCATCTCGACACCATGGTTAACTTTGAAGTGGTCAGCACTGAAATATTGGGATTTGTATGACTGTTTTCCTGCTGTTACATAACTGACATGATTTCTAAATGTATAATTAGTTATTAATTAATTACAGGTttctgtgaataaataaataaatcaaaaacgGTTTCCCTGTAATGGTTTTCTTTGCACTAGTCTCTTATTAGTTCATTCATATTATGAACACATTCCTTAGCATTAgatttcagatatttttattaaaatcatcTTAATTCTTATCACTTGAATTATTCATATTCTGCATTTAATTTAGTGTTTCATACTCATGTAGCTATTTCTTCATAGGGTAATAAAAGCAGGAGTTGTGTAATGATATGTGATATCATGGCAGTCTGCTGCCACCTAGTGGAACAAACAGAGCATAGCAACGTCATTCTCGTAGCCCCGCCCTCTTTGTTACGTCAGAGCTCATTGCGGAACTAACCCGGAAGTTAGTCAAGCAAATGACAACTAATCAGGACAAGATGTAATAGATGATCTTTGGCAGCGATTGGGACAGATGTGAGGTTAGTCCTTCTGTGCAGAAGATGTAGAATAACCCAAACATTTTAGTTAGTATtttgttgtgatgtttttgtgtcGCAGTCAGTAAAttgcttataaaaaaaaagaaaaaagaaaaaaaaaaagaggtgtttttgttttagtagTGTTATGAAGCTCCACCTCCAATGTCGTTATTTTGAAAGCATTGGCCGGAAACAGTGCTCACCAGACCAAATCAATATTAATACAGTTTGATCTCTCCTCTCCAGGTGATCTCCTCATAGTGGATTCAGAGGCCAAGGGATATAAATATATCTCTACCTGCCTGCTTGAATGGAAGGAAAGGAGATAAGGAACCGAGCCGATCCGGGCCAGTCCATGCCAGATCaagacaccagagacagcagcaccCAGACTGACAGCAGAATACAAGGTGAGCCAGATGGTGAAATAGTTCATGTTGTGATTTGTAGCAGCACAGGTCATGTCAtaataaaaacagctgatttattAGCACTTAATCTCTACTAACTCTGTCTTAATGCTGCTGTTACACCTGATTTTCCACTCTGCAAAAGGCTTTTTCATGTCCAATAGAGCAGCCACATCTTTTCTGAGAATGTTAGAAGCATTGATCATCATGATTTTCTCAGAAAAGCAAATGACTTACATAGCAATAGCCTAAATTGTTAACCTTTGTTAGCTCCATATGTCTCATTGTTGTCCATCTGAGTGGATCCAATTTTTATAAagtgtgaaatacattttagattGTATTATGATTATACTGGAGCACAAATATCAAGATCAGATCCCTCCATGTGTCTTTAAAATCACTGCATAAGATAAGatcagataaaataagataatcctttattagtcccgcagtggggaaatttacaagattacagcagcaaagatgATAGtgtaaacaagagacatagtaaataaattaaaaaaaacaagatcaaaataagtattataaataagcaactgagcaataaaaaaacagtaaagaacagtagagaatccacagtaactgaaatattatatatacagacagaccaTGAGACCATGCATGTTCAAGCATTCAGCTCCAATAGACTTACACTAAGTAATAATATTTAGTTCCTCCATCTGCTCTAACATCTTGGGTCAACCACTATTGACATGCGCATCATCATCAAAATTACATGGGCGTAGTCATTTTGGGTGGTTTATGTGTGACTCAGATGATAGTTATGGCCATATCTCAGGATAATAAGATAAAAGGCATTGGCCTTGCAGTTGTAAGACGTGGACGCAGCCTGAGGCAACCACTTGGATCCCTGCTTTCCTTCACACACAGTGACATTCCCCTTTCTGACAGCAGCCGGTGTAACTCAAGCACTTTGACAAAGaaacctgtatttttttttgtcccttctCCAGGTCATGGCCCCAGGCTATCAAAGGTAAACCTGTTTACCTTGTTGAGTTTGTGGATGGAGCTGTTCCCTCAAGAGCAATCTGAAGAAGATGACCACAGTGAGGTTGGtgttcaaacacacagagatatGCCATAttgaatgaaaaacacaaagtgagtTATAGGAGGCAGCAGCACTCGAGCATTCTCTTTTATAAAGCAGTGACTTCTGCTGTGTTCCAGATCCGCGGGACCGGTCTGGTGGTGGTGCGGGACAGCAAGGTGGTGGGGCTCCACTGTTCAGGACCTGAGCTCCACGCAGGACAGGCGGCCATCATCCAACATGGCGCCTGTTTGGCTGACTGTCAGTTGTACTTCTCACGGAGACCCTGCGCCACCTGCCTCAAGATGATCATCAACGGTGAGGAGACGGAAGGGGCGTTAGAGAAATCTAGAAAGGCCACACGCTCACATCTCCAGCTTGTTTAGCGATTTTAAAAAGGCAGCATGATATTGAATCGTATGAATgaagggaaacaaaacaatttgagAAGCATTTCGTTATCCATTACAAATCCCATTCATGGTCCATTTTGAGCTCTGTGGTTAAGGACTTCCACATGTTGATCCACGTTTCATCTCTAAATGTACTTAACTCACATATCTCAAAGTATGATTTGGGTTGCAACATCTACTCCTAAATGACTAAGTTGTGTGCCAAGTTCTAAGGTCTAAAGTCTAAGGTGTCAAAGGTGCAGTGGAGTGTGATGTTCAGGTGCTGTGTCACTCTGTTGTAAACTGCAGTATGTTACAATCATACTGACCTATTATACATGCTTAATGAGCTGGACTTTGGATCGCTCGGCTCCGCCTCCACTACAATACTCAATGCTCAAGTTTTCCCCTTCTCCAGCTGGAGTCAGTCAGATCTCCTTCTGGCCCGGAGACCCCGAGGTCAGCATTCTGAGGCCCACCTCCACAAACCACTCGAGCGCCAACGGTCCACCTGCCCGCATCACGGAGGAGGCGGCCCTTGACGCCGTGGCGACAGAGAAGCTGAAGTCCAACAGCCGTCCCCACATCTGCGTGCTGCTGCAGCCGCTGGCGCCCGGCCTGGCTCAGTTTGTTGACGAGACGTCCAGGGAGTGTGATTTCATGGAGAAAATATCCGATGACGATCCGGGGCTGAACACAGATGATCTCTACAACAGGTACCTTTCCCTTTGCATCAGTAAGCATTGGTGAAAATGAATCCGCGTTGCATTTTAAGACGTTCTTCCTGCTTTCCAGAGAGCGGACCAGACACCTGAAGGATTTCTCCAGACAGCTCCTGGTCAAGATGTCTGAGCAGCACCGGGAGATTTTGACCCACATGGGTCTGGAGAACTTCTGTGTGGAGCCTTCCTTCTCCAACCTGAGACACAACATGAGGGAGCTGGTGGAGGTTCTGGCCGCGGTGGCTGCCGGCGTGCCTCAGCAACACCACGGCTTCCACAGGTCAGAAACGCTCACGGTTCCTCATGCGTTTGCACTCCGTTTGCCATTATGTGTTGTTGATTTTCTTCCTCCTTTGACCCAGGGAGCAGCATTCAACCCCGGAGCCATCGCCGGCAAAGTCCTCGCTGCCTCCCCATCACGAGGGGCTGTCCCAAGAAGTGGCTCGCCATTGCATCATCCAAGCGAGGCTGCTGGCTTATAGAACAggtctggtttgttttttctgtttttcacaaaataattaacTTGAGGAGGGATTCGGCACATATCCTGTTTCAGGTCAGACTGAACAATAAGAGGTTGAAACGCAATAGGCTGCAACCATCCAGCTACAAAATGGGAATCTTGCAATTCAATATCCAACACTACGtacaaagtgaaagaaaaaaacgaggAAGAGAAAGTGCGTGACGACCTGGTTAGGTTTGGACCCCGGAGCAGGGACAGGACACCGGAATATAAATAGAGACTCACCAAAAcctgcaaacacagaaaagcacGAATCAGAATCCCCAAAAATACACGAAGGCATCAATACACTTAGCTAGATGTGTCAGCTCTACTGAAAGGAAACGGAATTACCTGGCACTGAGGTGGAGTTGAAGCCAAATTGATGTAGTCTGAGGCTGATGAGTTGATTGAGAGCCGGTGTGTCTGATCAGcagccagccacacacacacacacacacacacacacacacacacacacacacacacacacacacacacacacacacacacacacaccctgcagaAAAAGGGACAGAAACAAAGATAACTCTCGGCAGTGACTCTCGAGGCAACAGATGCATTCCTGGAGGACATTTTTCCTAAATTACATACTTTAAGAGTCGCAGTCATTTTTAACAGCGTTCCAGTCTCTTACATGCAAAACTGTCATTTTCATTCCAGAGGACCCCAAAGTGGGCGTGGGTGCCGTCATCTGGGCCAAAGCACCGTCGGTGAGCTCACCTTTCTCCCTTTGATTTAGCCTCACATGGATGGAGGTGTTTGTTCCAGTTGTAATTAGCGAGCTTTAAAGGTTTCTCACCTTTGATCTTCTCGTCTGACTCtgcatatttttccaaaatggcGAACAAATCATCTGTTATAGAAGGAACAAAGCATTTGTATTATAAGGTGCACACAGTATCAGAGCCATGGCATTGgctaataacattattattcctctaaatatttcattttgaactGCTCTGTTGTCCCAGGCTGCCAGTGATGGAATGCGGTCTCTGTACCTGGTGGGTTGCGGGTACAACGCCTACCCGGCAGGCTCACATTATGCAGAATACCCCCAGATGGACACCAAACAGGGAGACCGACAGAGACGCAAGTACAGATACATCGTCCACGCCGAGCAGAACGCCCTCACCTTCAGGTCAGAACAGCGGCGGCTCCCACAGCAGAGGATCCGTCACGCTCcacccttcctcctcttcttcttctaatcAGTGATGGTGTTCCtcctttttgtgctttttaggACTCGACACATCAAACCGGACGAGCCCACCATGCTGTTTGTGACTAAATGTCCGTGCGATGAGTGCGTCCCTCTGATCAGAGGAGCCGGCATCACACACATCTACACCACCGACCAGGACAGGGACAAGGACAAGGGGGACATCTCCTACCTGAGGTTCGGCAGCCTGAGGAGCATCCAAAAGTTCATAGTGAGTACACGGAGGGAGGAGATGCTTGATGTGTCTCTGCTGGTGCATTTGAGGAAAGTCAGACAGAAGGTGACCTTTTACTTTTGTCCCTACAGTGGCAGAGGAGCCCTTCCGTTTTCTCGGAGCCCTCTCCTCACCATGCCAGTAAGTTCCACCTCGTTACCTTGACGTGTTCAAATGAGCCTTTACTGTCTCGCATTTCTTACCgcggtgtttttttttggtttgttccaGATGGGTTTGTCGGGAAGCACAGCAGGCAGGCTGAGCAGGAGAGCCAAAGCAACAAGAGGCTCTGCACCAACAGATCCCAGGACTCGTCTTCTGTCCGCTGAACGCCAGCCGCGGACGGACAGATGTACCAAACGCTGCAAAATCACGTTTTTAAGCTCTCAACGCAGCTAGAACTGGGAGGAATTCCGAAACGTCAAAtgcacatcatttttatttatttgctcttTTTCGTGAAGTAACAGATTGGTTTTATGAACCTGATCACCTGTCAGTCATTATTTTGTTTCCCTCTGTTGACTGTACAATCTATTGCTGCAtgctcatttttttaaaccatgcGGACCAACAACAGCCAACTCTGGCAGTTTTCTGTCAGagattggtaaaaaaaaaaaattgacactATAAATCTTTATGTGAACTACCAGAGGCTGCTTTGAATAGGAAGTGTTAACGGAAACCCATAACTGACACTGAAGTCAAAGGGAAACAATTAAAAAGGGACGAAAGGACGAATGGATGAAAGGAGCAAGAGCGGGAAATAGGGAGAccacaaaaaaattatatattttaaatagttaTATAAACGGATACGTGGattgtttgtcatttaattttttaaatacGTGTGTGAATAGTTCATTTTAATGGTGGAtataaagacatccaaactgtatgtatgtatgtatgtatgtagctCCTGTTCTCCAGGATGGTGACTTGATAAGAGACTGCTGGTACGTAACACTGCAGCGTCTCCGTGCAATTTCCATTTCCGTTGCTATGAGACTGTTTTACTTATGATTATATTACAGATATATTGATATGATACATAAAGTAtaaactttatactttatactataccttattttcatttaattaaggAACTATGTTGAAGCCCAGCTTTAATTccttgcacaaaaaaaaaacctgttctaCTTCATTATGTCGTTATGCCATTTTCTGTTTATACGGTTCAATGACACAATGTTCAAATGTTTCTGTAACTGAGGTCCGAGTCATCCAAAAAACATTATGTGCATTAGTGTTTTAAGACagttaaaagtatattttaaggCGATGAATGCACATGAAAATAAAGCTGTTAAGGAAATCTAAGAGACGTTGCACAGCACCTGCTTGTAAACAAcaaatgagcacacacacatacacacactaacacaaagCATGCATTCCCAACCTTTTATTTGTCGTGAATGTGGTACAATAGCATCAATGTGGAAAACAAGGTGGCTgctttcagagagagagaggacaccgGGAAGGATAATGTGGAGTCTGATGTAAAGCTGGTTTGTTCTACTTTTGCATCTCATGTTATATTCTGATATAGTACGATATGTCACAGCTTCTAGCAACAAATTAAAAGCTGGTACTGTTTATTTCTAATGACAAAACATGGAGAACTATTTTTCTGTTACGCCAGATGATTAGCAAAAGCAGAATGGCAATTCACAGTTACTTTCTGTTCAAAATGACTGTTTAGAGTGTCGTAATTAAAGAGACTtgtaatttaaaacataaaacttcTGTTGGAGCTTAAAGTAACCTAATGGATGCTCTTCAAATATCAAGTGGGAGataaattcagactttttttttttatctgacatttgtgcaaatttcttttttagaaactgtaaatatgattttttcattTCTAAGTCAATTATAAAACCAAGagcactttaaaaatatttgattttgcacattttatggTCCTTTTATGTGTATTGTAGAACAGATACATTTCTTAATTACATCATTTGGCCTCGCTCTGTGACAAGTTTGAGTTTGTAGCCGACACGGTATGTAACTGGATATTGAATCAGCACGACTTTAGAGACAAATCCAAAGAGAATCTGCAACCCTGGTCCAcccacgcacgcacacacgcacacacacacacacacacacacacaatggcaaCCAAATGCtgcaaaacaagttaaaaatgTTCGACAGCGTAACTCAAATATAGCGAGTTAAGAGGTTCACTGCTTAATCACAACAGATATGTTCTATCCAGAGCATATTCTCATTGACATAATAATTAAGCTCCCCCCCAGAAAGATACGGATAatacaaaaagaggaaaagggaaacacagcaaaccaaaaaaaaaggcacctcTGAATCTTCTCCACCTGTTTCTCAAAACCAACATCAGATCCAAATCAGAGCAGAACACTTTGTTAcagtacagagagaaaaaggagtgagacacaaacacaaacagccatCTTTAcagctgctctcctctcctccgcaCAGCAAAGTGCCTCCCGTTAAATGTTCAATGTTCTCACTCACGATGGCACTCACATCGCGTGTACAAACCATAAACTGTACATGACAAGaaattaaactatatataaaacaaaattaccCTCGAGCAGTGTGAAAACAGTGATAcgattaacaaaaaaaaaacacattattattattattatttttatcatacaGAAAGTGCTATCAGCCACCAGCAAAGAGAACCAGTGATCAAAACGATTGATGCTGACTGTACCGATAGCAGCCCCGTGTTCATTTAAGAAGGCCCTtcattttaaagacttaaaaTAATCCTACAATTGCTGAATTTTGGTTAACAGTTCCCTCTTTTCTCAGTCTTACTAGCGCCAAATCTTTTTAATCTCAGAAAACTATTTTCAGAGACAAACATTGGAATATTTAAGTCTgattatgctttttttgtttgtttgttttagaggGAGAAAAGTTGAGCAATCATGAGATTTGGCGTTTGACGTTTGGCGAGCAAAAGGCAACTGAGAATTACTGTTGcaatttggataaaaaaaaaagcttttagcAATGactgagaatgtgtttttgtctgatcCCAAACAGACATGTTGATCCAgctaaaagaaagtaaaaaaaggtggaaattcttcatatttttttttcgatGTGCAACTACTTCATTAAACAGCTAGAAATGAACACGTGTGCAGAGACTAACAGACTTTGATTCACGTCCGTTTTGTTCCGACCATGTTGGccggagcttttttttttttttttttttttaaaccgctGGTTCTCCCAACAGAGCCAATCAGCCGCCTCCAACACCATGAGTTTGTGGCGCTACGTGCTAcggatgaaagaaaaaataaaagatttcatgataaaaatgtacaaaagaaagATCAGTGATTGAGAACTACGGTTTGCACAAGTTTTAAATGAACCaacaaagagagataaagacattgttaatgttttttttgtttttttttctactgtacGTCTTCCTATCGATAAAAAGTCGGGGTTCGAGGGGGGAAGCGAGGGGGAAGCTCCTCTAGGAGGCCGGTTTCTTCAGATCCCTGATCTGTTTGATTAGGTAGGTCTTCTCGTCGTTGAACTGCTCGTCGTCTGTGCGGTCCCTCTGGAAGTTGCTCAGGAAGTCGATTAGTTTGGTCTGGTTCTTGAGCAGGATGTCGATGATGGGCTGCGTCTTGTTGGGGTTTGCTACAAAAACCTGAGggggtgggggaaaaaaagaaaaaacatatttagtttattgtatttctgGATATTTGCTGTGTTTAAATGCACGagtgtggtgttttttttttaccttgaagACATGGAAGGCCTCAAACTGGATGTTGGGGCTCTTGTCTCGTAGCAGATTCATCATCAGCTTGAGATTCTCAGGCTTGCTGATGTAGCGCGTCATCACCGTGAAGTTATGTCTGTCCAACAGCAGCTCGcccaggagctggaggagcgaGAGAATCaatatactataataaataTAGTAAAAGATTTGAATTTCTCTAAAGATACACGTTGTGTTTAATGCTCTAGAGATCCATATACAAGGCAGTCAAACCTTTAGAGACTGCCTCTTGGTGACGTAGTTCTCAGAGTGCAGCAGCTTCTCGTAGTCTGCAAACACCTGCAATGACATTAGAAACACATCTTATTATAGATTACCAACAGTTTagtggattattattattattaacagatggaATTTGTGATTTAAGGATGAAACTTAAACATCTCTGGGTGCTTGTGGTTTGAATATTTGTCCATTTGCCTCTTAAGAAGTTcagccatttaaaaacaagaccACCGAAAAAGACCAAACCAAgtataaaacacatgaaacaaaaagCATAATTTCCCACAAACTTGCGAACAAAGACGCCTTTTATTCTGACAGCTTTATCTGACATTTCAAACCAGAGTAAACTTTAGATCTTTATCTCACAGGCCATTAGAATACCTCtctttatgttgtgtttttatgttccttCCTCTCGAGCAAAACGCTAACGTGAACCATAATCTGATCCCAGAGCTGTATTTTATCTCCTGGATTACATCGACTCTACTGAGCCCACGGCACCGTCTCCTGACAAGCCTCACAGCGACATCTGTCAACATACGACGGCCAGGTAAAAAGGCAGTTTTGTGCGGGGTTTCTCTAGACCCCTGGGGGCCCTACGTATGAAAGGGGCCCCCTCTGCCTGGAGAAGCTAACGGCATAGAGCAGAGCTTTGTATCAGGACCAGTGGGGACACTGCGGGGGATTTCCACTGATCCAGCTTTCCTGGAACTTTAAATCTATTAGTCAAAACGCTACTTATTTTTGGACACATGACTGGGCCATTGAGTTCTGCAGTGACTGACACCTGATCTGGATATGTATCTCCTCTCTATGGGGTCATTTCTGGTCAAGGAGTCATTTagagcagtgtttgtgtttacgcTTCCAAATGGAGATCAGCAGCTGATGTTGCGtgacctttttgtttgtgtgctgcaTGGATGTGGTCaggggtggaggggggaggCGTGATGCAAGTTAAGACACTAAAAAAAGGTTCCACCTGGCAACGCTGGTTGTAAATAACAGGGCAAACGTGCTCTAACGTGTGCGGTAGCTAGAAACATCCATCGTGTGTTTACAAGACCGACAGCAACGAAAAACACTCACAGCATCGTAGTTCTGTTCGAGGTATTCAGCCACAAGCACTTTGTGTCTCGTCAGGAGATCCTGCGAATGAAGACGGGAACATGAATTATAAATCTATCACAtagtaaagtaaaacattacCCCACTTTAAACAGGATATGTCCAGTAATAAAGCTGGTAAAACCACAGAACCGTACTGGTCAAAACTAGAGCCGACTTGTTATGTGAATGTCAACGACCAAGTAGAAGGATATCTGAAGTTTAAAAAACTGTATGTTAGAATGTTCTATAGTTTCTTGTTTGCCTCAACAGTCTCATCGTACAGACTAGAACAGGATGTACCTTGAAGGTGGCGAAGGCGTCGGAGGCGATGTCGAAGGTGGACATCTCCACGTAGTTGAAGAAATTTTGGAAATGATCCGACTGGAGGACTATCTTGGCGAGTGGCTCGTGGCGGATGCACTCCCTCAGCATGATCCCACAATTCAACGCCACCTGGGGCGTCTCGTACCTTCAAACGCAGAGACAGCGTTTGTGTCACCTCCTTGGAAGCCATTAGACTCTGTAGAGTTCgtactttatgtgtgtgtgtgtgtgtgtgtgtgtgtgtgtgtgtgtctcaccctTTCAGCAGTATAAACAGGACCTCTTGGTGGGAGCAGAAGTATTCCACGGTTGGGCTCCTCGTCCCAATCTGCCTCCTCAGGATGTTGTTGAAGATCTGACACACATCCTTCTTCCCCTGGAATCACAAAATGAATACGTCAGGCTAcatccttttctctttccctccacGACTGAAGACGACTGCACCCGTCTCCCCTCCTCACCTCGAAGTCTATGACCTGCAGGTTTTCCACCAGCGACAGCAGCAGCCCGCTGTTGTACAGCTCCTGGGCCAGCTGGGCCACCGTCTCAGTGTGAGGCTCCTTATCGTTGCTGCCGTACAGAATCTCCTTCATGGACACCAGACACTTGGACACCTCCTCAGACGCctggaggaacagagagggagagctgagGTGAAACGGTGTACGTCGGACACAGAAATTGtggatttaaaacaaacattaaagagtaagagttaaaagaggaaaagggagaaatCTGACACTGACTTCATGTGGctttattgtatgtgtgtgtgtgtgtgtgtgtgtgtgtgtgtgtgagagagagtaaaCTGTCTTGACAGTGAAGTGTCAGGAGATGACAGGCCCAGGCTGT
This window encodes:
- the cdadc1 gene encoding cytidine and dCMP deaminase domain-containing protein 1 — protein: MEGKEIRNRADPGQSMPDQDTRDSSTQTDSRIQGHGPRLSKVNLFTLLSLWMELFPQEQSEEDDHSEIRGTGLVVVRDSKVVGLHCSGPELHAGQAAIIQHGACLADCQLYFSRRPCATCLKMIINAGVSQISFWPGDPEVSILRPTSTNHSSANGPPARITEEAALDAVATEKLKSNSRPHICVLLQPLAPGLAQFVDETSRECDFMEKISDDDPGLNTDDLYNRERTRHLKDFSRQLLVKMSEQHREILTHMGLENFCVEPSFSNLRHNMRELVEVLAAVAAGVPQQHHGFHREQHSTPEPSPAKSSLPPHHEGLSQEVARHCIIQARLLAYRTEDPKVGVGAVIWAKAPSAASDGMRSLYLVGCGYNAYPAGSHYAEYPQMDTKQGDRQRRKYRYIVHAEQNALTFRTRHIKPDEPTMLFVTKCPCDECVPLIRGAGITHIYTTDQDRDKDKGDISYLRFGSLRSIQKFIWQRSPSVFSEPSPHHANGFVGKHSRQAEQESQSNKRLCTNRSQDSSSVR
- the cab39l gene encoding calcium-binding protein 39-like; translated protein: MPLFGKSHKSPADIVRTLKENMAILVKQDKKTDKASEEVSKCLVSMKEILYGSNDKEPHTETVAQLAQELYNSGLLLSLVENLQVIDFEGKKDVCQIFNNILRRQIGTRSPTVEYFCSHQEVLFILLKGYETPQVALNCGIMLRECIRHEPLAKIVLQSDHFQNFFNYVEMSTFDIASDAFATFKDLLTRHKVLVAEYLEQNYDAVFADYEKLLHSENYVTKRQSLKLLGELLLDRHNFTVMTRYISKPENLKLMMNLLRDKSPNIQFEAFHVFKVFVANPNKTQPIIDILLKNQTKLIDFLSNFQRDRTDDEQFNDEKTYLIKQIRDLKKPAS